A region of the Euwallacea similis isolate ESF13 chromosome 10, ESF131.1, whole genome shotgun sequence genome:
TATTTACGGCAGCGGCAGCATTAGCAAAAGGGACAGGAAAGCCGAAAAGCTGCTCGATGGGAACACTTAATGATTTtcttatatagggtgtttgaGAATAGCACGAATATATTTCAAGagaactattttatttaaatcacatttttcttcatgaatcaatgttttcattttgcaatataaaaaatagttttatttcaaaaaccaaaattaatttttgcccCTTGAGGTCACTTCCCTAATTTTTTGCTCAACAATTCGGTAAATGTCACTTTTAGAAAGAGTTTCGAATAAACTTAATGTGACATTCCAAGTCATAACTTGAGATTGCCACACAAAATCCTCTAAATACAgtccatattttttataatcacTGGGCAATTGATCTACTATATTTCTGTGATAAAAAGTGTTGATGCAGGGCCCCAACTTTGACAAAGgggcaaattttaaagcaaataaaaaccAGAGGATGACACTGGATACTAAGAACAAACATAAGAAACTCCAAAACATGCTAGAGCGTTGGgtattttgggattttttgtcctttttaCTAGTAACCTTTTTCTGCTTAGGAATCCCCTTATGCACTCCCACATCAGCACCTATTGATACTGTGTCTTTAGGCACTCTTaccaatttttcctttttaagtTTCTTCTTCTCCTCTtgctttttcttttgattAATTTCCAGTTGTTTTTGTCTCTCTTTATTCCGCATCTCCACTTCAGCATTGACCTCCTGCTGTAACCTCACATAGAACTGAGTTACATCCCGAGCACACTGCTGGCACCTTCAGAAAGGTATTGCCAATAATTACAAAGAATTCTTAACCACTTACACACAAAAAGGAGCCAGAGAATATTCTTGGGAAACAGAAGTTCAACAAGAGATGCAAACACCCTAAACTAAAGCTGACCTTACCCTTTATTATCAATGCAGAGGCCTGCAACATTTGCAATAGCAGGCACCAGAGGATTGTCCTTTAAATCCAAGAATCTCAAGGCAGTAAGCAGGCCAAAACTAAGTGGTAAATGCTCAAGTCTATTATTGTATAAGTCCAAGTATTTGAGCTTggataattttccaaaatcttCAGGTAATTCAGTCAACgcatttttgcttaaatccAGCTTGGTGAGGAACGTAAGAGTGGTGAATGTGGGCTGGAAATTAAGTGTATCATGTTTAGAAACTTCAAGTTCTTTACTATTTACTGATAACAACGTCAGTCTATTGTTGGATAAATCTAGGCTGTAGGTGTTCTTCACGGAGGCctgaaatttgtttaaaatctcTGGTACCATAAGGTTTAAAGCTGGGAACTCACAATTTCCCTCACAGGGACTTCGTCCAAATCAGACATGCTGAGGTCGATTTGCCCATCGTAAAATCGCTCTTTgacgtttatttttcttttctgggCCATCTCCAGTGAAACTTCTTGcggtttttattgaattttctggataaaaaaCTGGAATTTTATGTATCACCACGTCAACAGGAGTTATTATTGTAGTGTAAATTGTGACGCCGGCGGTGCGTTAATAGATTACCAAAGTAGGTTATACTACTATTTAGAGTTGTTGCTCAAGAACGAAACAATTGTTCGTTACAACACAAATTATACGCTTCCGCGACTCCCTTGATGCATATTACACATaggtaagttttattttacGCGGGCGATTCAAATccataaaaatacacaaaaaggCAGTTGGACCACTAGATCGAACATTTCTACACTAAAACAATTCAAACGTCGGTCAAAACTTTATTGAATCTtgtctaataataaatattcgaaagcgaatatttaaagaatttcGCGAACGCCTACTTCTTGTATCCGCAAGAGCGCCTGCGACCCCTGGCTCGCTCAAATTTGCGCCCTTTGGATCGCACCAGAGGCTTAGTGTGGCTATGCGGTACCCCTGGGGCAAGACCGAAGTGCTTGTGAGCTTCACGTGCGTTACGACGGCCCTGCAATAATACCGTCTTGGATCCTGTGGGGGCCCTCAGGGCTAGCTGATCGAAGGTTATTACTTCACCACCTGGAATTCCGTGAGAATCGTATAGGAATGGAGGATCTATTTTCGCGGCATGGGAAAGGGGGATTGAGAGAAGGTTTCAGTATTACGTCCCCTTATGGAAACAGCACTTTTTCTTGGCAGAAAATCTGATTGAAGGTTCATCATGGATTGTCTTTAGGCAGTTATTTTACAACTTaaaattcttgataaaagaAAACTGGACTCAAGTACTACAATAACTTCACAAtgtctgaatttttttgagaatatctcgtttttgatgttttgaaGACTCAGTGACAGTTcaatatcaattaaaattgataaattaaagGACTCTAATGATcaattcaacaaatttttgtttctacTTTAATCACGCCACTTACCAGCCTTCAAAATCCTGGCCCGAGCTTTCTCAGTGACTCTCAAAGCGCATACAGTGACTGCATGTGCTTTAAGAGTGGGCACCTCAAAAATTCTGGAATCATCAGTGACGGTTCCCACAACGACGGCTGTAAGTCCCTCCCGACCAGGCTTTTTCATGTGTCTCAACAATCTTGCTAGGGAAATCGGGGGCCTGTTTATTCTGCTCATAAACAATCTCTTCAGAATAATCCTGTTGAACTTGGCGCCGGTACGACGGGCCAAATAGCGGTACAACTGAAAGTTCACGTCCACTTTAAGCCCCAAACGGGCTTTTAACATGCAATTGAGATTACCTTGACAAGAAGACGTAAGTATACGTCTTGGCTCTTAGGGGCCGTACGCCTAACCTTGCGGTCATATTTGTGGTTTATGTCGATACcctgaaataataaagacGTTAACTTGAAAGGGCAGGTCTACGATTTCGTTTAAGGACCGTTACATTTGATTTTAATGCGGGATGGCCGAaatattttcggttttttcagGGAAACTCACCATGTTCGGGAAGTACCAATATTGGGAAGGAAGAGGATCGATCGTGCTGCCCTCTTGAAGTTGATAGGCGCCGTTGTCATGTCTTGTTTAAATAAGACGGATATGTGAATGTTGCTGATAATAGTCGGCTGGCAATTTCAGTTATGTGATATTTAAAAGGATGCTTAAAGGGAAATTGGggtttttctattaatttagttaattagaATTTTCGGAGGCATTGGAAAATTTCGATGATTAAATTGGTATTCTTTAGGGCCAGGAGAACTTGCTGCTACAGGCAACACTGCCGTTTCAACAGCTGTTTATTAGACTTACGTAGTGATTTATTTCAGAGGTAACTTGGCaagaatgtaataaaaatcctataattatttttttaaagaaaaattttaaaattgcattaaaaaatatatacattattTGATTTCTCAATCAATCTCCTTAAAAACATATTACCTAGACAGACAAATTTAGTAActgattaattatttatcgAATCGAATTATACCAAAGTCAAGTCGGCGATGGTCACGTGCTCACCTTTTACGTCAGAAACATCACGTCAGCCGCCAGGTTAGTTGgttgtcaaaaaaattgataaattttccgGGAAACGAATCTTTTTTCTTGGACAAAAACCTGATTTTACTCCCAAAAACGACGTAAAACCCATCGAAAAGTATACCCCCGGGCCGTGACAATGGAAATCCGAAAAGTTATAGACTTGCTGAGGGCAACG
Encoded here:
- the LOC136411297 gene encoding leucine-rich repeat-containing protein 59-like, with the translated sequence MAQKRKINVKERFYDGQIDLSMSDLDEVPVREIASVKNTYSLDLSNNRLTLLSPTFTTLTFLTKLDLSKNALTELPEDFGKLSKLKYLDLYNNRLEHLPLSFGLLTALRFLDLKDNPLVPAIANVAGLCIDNKGCQQCARDVTQFYVRLQQEVNAEVEMRNKERQKQLEINQKKKQEEKKKLKKEKLVRVPKDTVSIGADVGVHKGIPKQKKVTSKKDKKSQNTQRSSMFWSFLCLFLVSSVILWFLFALKFAPLSKLGPCINTFYHRNIVDQLPSDYKKYGLYLEDFVWQSQVMTWNVTLSLFETLSKSDIYRIVEQKIREVTSRGKN
- the RpL18 gene encoding large ribosomal subunit protein eL18, yielding MGIDINHKYDRKVRRTAPKSQDVYLRLLVKLYRYLARRTGAKFNRIILKRLFMSRINRPPISLARLLRHMKKPGREGLTAVVVGTVTDDSRIFEVPTLKAHAVTVCALRVTEKARARILKAGGEVITFDQLALRAPTGSKTVLLQGRRNAREAHKHFGLAPGVPHSHTKPLVRSKGRKFERARGRRRSCGYKK